A single window of Nocardioides baekrokdamisoli DNA harbors:
- a CDS encoding bifunctional glycosyltransferase/class I SAM-dependent methyltransferase, with amino-acid sequence MSTVAVSPAEWTRQWVEGRRSTAAPTSAEHARIGVLVVAYNAESTLVDTLDRLPTDFAERVSHVLVSDDASSDRTFTLAREYRERSSLPVTVRRQKVNRGYGGNQKDGYQWLADRCDIVVLLHADGQYAPEVIESLIAPIERGEADAVFGSRMLPPGAAREGGMPMYKFVGNRILTWLQNRASGVKLSEWHSGYRAYRVSTLTELGIDSYAEGFSFDTDIILGLIAAKKRISEVPIPTYYGNEICHVNGLAYARDVIKAVLSARFAPTMPSATDPYLTKVADNSSHRLLLGWLAGRAPVSVLDVGCSDGAFAGEVMSYGHEVDGTDLETHPGVERLRRFVAADLNAGLPDGLAETYDVVVAGDVAEHVLDPDALLQQIHARLADDGELLISVPNISHWYPRGRIAAGLFDYDERGPLDRGHVRFFTRRMFERTLRDAGFEIVERQYSGTPWELLPVPALVRRLVQVIDRFLVAARPTLFGYQFVYRARPRR; translated from the coding sequence ATGAGCACCGTTGCCGTGAGCCCAGCAGAGTGGACCCGACAGTGGGTGGAGGGTCGCCGGTCGACCGCGGCCCCGACGTCGGCAGAGCACGCCCGGATCGGGGTCCTCGTCGTCGCGTACAACGCTGAATCCACCCTCGTCGACACCCTCGACCGGCTCCCGACGGACTTCGCGGAGCGGGTCTCGCACGTCCTGGTCAGCGATGACGCCAGCAGCGACCGGACCTTCACGCTGGCGCGCGAATACCGCGAGCGCAGCTCGCTGCCCGTGACCGTCCGCAGGCAGAAGGTCAACCGCGGCTACGGCGGCAACCAGAAGGACGGCTACCAGTGGCTCGCCGACCGCTGCGACATCGTCGTCCTGTTGCACGCCGACGGCCAGTACGCCCCGGAGGTGATCGAGTCGCTGATCGCCCCGATCGAGCGGGGAGAGGCGGATGCGGTCTTCGGGTCGCGCATGCTGCCCCCGGGCGCTGCCCGCGAGGGCGGGATGCCGATGTACAAGTTCGTTGGGAACCGGATCCTGACCTGGCTCCAGAACCGCGCCAGCGGGGTCAAGCTCAGCGAGTGGCACAGCGGCTACCGGGCCTACCGGGTGAGCACGTTGACGGAGCTCGGCATCGACTCGTACGCCGAAGGCTTCTCGTTCGACACCGACATCATCCTCGGCCTGATTGCCGCCAAGAAGCGGATCTCCGAGGTGCCGATCCCGACCTATTACGGAAACGAGATCTGCCACGTGAACGGTCTCGCCTACGCTCGGGACGTGATCAAGGCGGTGCTGAGTGCGCGATTCGCGCCCACGATGCCCTCTGCCACCGACCCGTACCTGACGAAGGTCGCCGACAACTCCAGCCATCGCCTGTTGCTCGGCTGGCTGGCTGGTCGTGCCCCGGTGTCGGTCCTTGATGTCGGCTGCTCCGACGGCGCGTTCGCCGGCGAGGTGATGTCGTACGGGCACGAGGTCGACGGCACCGACCTGGAGACCCATCCGGGGGTTGAGCGTCTGCGCCGGTTCGTAGCTGCGGATCTCAACGCCGGACTGCCGGACGGTCTGGCGGAGACGTACGACGTCGTCGTGGCTGGTGACGTGGCCGAGCACGTCCTGGATCCGGACGCCCTCCTTCAGCAGATCCACGCCCGCCTGGCCGATGACGGTGAGCTGCTGATCTCGGTGCCCAACATCTCGCACTGGTATCCGCGGGGCAGGATCGCCGCCGGCTTGTTCGACTACGACGAGCGTGGGCCGCTGGATCGTGGCCACGTACGTTTCTTCACCCGCCGGATGTTCGAGCGGACGCTTCGCGACGCCGGGTTCGAGATCGTCGAGCGCCAGTACTCGGGCACGCCGTGGGAGTTGCTTCCCGTTCCGGCGTTGGTTCGTCGTCTCGTGCAGGTGATCGACCGGTTCCTGGTGGCGGCTCGGCCGACCCTCTTCGGCTATCAGTTCGTCTACCGTGCGCGCCCTCGGCGCTGA
- the cysD gene encoding sulfate adenylyltransferase subunit CysD, with the protein MSTPKDYRLSQLDQLEAESIHIFRESAAEFERPVLMFSGGKDSIVMLRLAEKAFHPAKIPFPVLQVDTGRDFPEVLSTRDNWVNRLGVKLVIASVDDAIRDGIVVEDGKTSRNRMQIATLLHAIEDNGFTAAFGGGRRDEEKARAKERVYSHRDEFGQWDPKNQRPELWNLYNGRLHEGEHMRVFPISNWTELDIWDYIGREGIEIPSIYFSHQRRVFERDGMLLSESEWNTLRDGETIQERTVRFRTVGDITLTGCVESGASTVDDIITEVATARVTERGATRGDDRFSEAAMEDRKKEGYF; encoded by the coding sequence ATGTCTACGCCCAAGGACTATCGCCTTTCCCAGTTGGATCAGCTGGAGGCCGAGTCGATCCACATCTTCCGTGAATCCGCTGCCGAGTTCGAGCGGCCGGTACTGATGTTCTCCGGCGGCAAGGACAGCATCGTGATGCTGCGTCTGGCCGAGAAAGCGTTCCACCCCGCCAAGATCCCCTTCCCGGTCCTCCAGGTCGACACCGGACGCGACTTCCCCGAAGTGCTCTCCACCCGCGACAACTGGGTCAACCGACTCGGAGTCAAACTCGTCATCGCCAGTGTCGATGACGCGATCCGGGACGGGATCGTGGTCGAGGACGGCAAGACCAGCCGCAACCGGATGCAGATCGCGACCCTGCTCCATGCGATCGAGGACAACGGGTTCACCGCCGCCTTCGGAGGCGGTCGACGCGATGAGGAAAAGGCCCGCGCGAAGGAACGGGTCTACTCCCACCGTGACGAGTTCGGCCAATGGGACCCCAAGAACCAGCGCCCCGAACTGTGGAACCTCTACAACGGGCGACTCCATGAGGGTGAGCACATGCGGGTGTTCCCGATCTCGAACTGGACCGAACTCGACATCTGGGACTACATCGGCCGCGAAGGCATCGAGATCCCCTCGATCTACTTCTCCCACCAACGCCGCGTGTTCGAACGCGACGGAATGCTGCTGTCGGAATCCGAATGGAACACCCTGCGCGACGGGGAAACCATCCAGGAGCGGACCGTCCGGTTCCGCACCGTCGGCGACATCACGTTGACCGGATGCGTCGAATCCGGGGCCAGCACCGTCGACGACATCATCACCGAAGTCGCCACCGCCCGCGTCACCGAACGCGGAGCCACCCGCGGCGACGACCGCTTCAGCGAAGCAGCCATGGAAGACCGCAAGAAGGAAGGCTACTTCTGA